A window of the Oncorhynchus mykiss isolate Arlee chromosome 15, USDA_OmykA_1.1, whole genome shotgun sequence genome harbors these coding sequences:
- the LOC110516898 gene encoding uncharacterized protein LOC110516898 → MVHYLLLQSQGQVPHHVTTEHMSGWLVSQGKKSLRERVWKETLEEGNDLARLTWEVNTCLKMIDIEHEAVCKLRRSLHSTSPADIDPKVHSIVERAVRSIMGELSNEPRSNLLSPSQVVVEVVPRLLLALWLQPKEGHSGHPILISGMAVGMVAAVVEKLSSMLKAPSPQIPFSRAAAFESVWSILGRISQSFSTDDLQSPFYVRSVCAFVADEVQSCFQPPAATLPVLPVVAAAISTTPPDILAEADPASSHMEVVDITANTEADPASSHLEVVDITINTDADSASSHLEVVDITSSIEADPASSHLEVVDITHNTQADTAYSNLEVVDITCKTDADPACSHLEVADIGPKTEADRACSKLEVVEIPPNSHLEVQDITPKTQQDPASSHLEVANITRNKEADPASFHLNVVDITPNREAEPISSLLEVVDVTPEERTLKMAVFATLPTDIQAEDVAVVIPDVTPHVTKDVTLDVPCRAACKGKVRRFFFRLWRAVCCCACHKEEEEQY, encoded by the exons atggtccactatctgctgctccagagtcaaggccAGGTGCCACACCATGTCACCACGGAGCACATGAGCGGCTGGCTGGTGTCTCAGGGCAAAAAATCCCTTAGGGAGAG ggtgtggaaggaaaccctggaggaggggaatgacctcgctcggctg ACCTGGGAAGTcaacacttgcctaaaaatgataGACATAGAGCACGAGGCTGtctgcaagctccgccgctccTTGCACTccacctcgccagctgacat cgaCCCTAAGGTCCACAGCATTGTGGAAAGAGCAGTAAGGAGCATTATGGGCGAGCTgtccaatgagccccgtagcaacctgctcagcccatcccaggtggttgtggaggtggtgcccaggctcctcctggccctgtggcttcagccaaAGGAAGGCCATTCAGGGCACCCAATCCTAATAAGCGGGATGGCCGTGGGCATGGTGGCGGCCGTAGTGGAGAAGCTCTCCAGCATGTTAAAGGCCCCTTCTCCTCAAATCCCTTTCTCCCGCGCTGCGGCTTTTGAATCTGTCTGGTCAATCCTCGGGAGAATCAGTCAGTCCTTCTCCACGGATGACCTCCAGAGCCCATTTTATGTGAGATCTGTCTGTGCCTTTGTGGCTGACGAGGTACAGAGCTGCTTCCAGCCCCCTGCAGCCACCTTACCAGTCCTCCCTGTCGTCGCCGCGGCCATCTCCACCACACCTCCAGACATCCTAGCAG AGGCAGACCCGGCTTCTTCCCACATGGAGGTTGTGGACATCACCGCTAACACAGAGGCAGACCCGGCTTCTTCCCACCTGGAGGTTGTGGACATCACCATTAACACAGATGCAGACTCGGCGTCTTCCCACCTTGAGGTTGTGGACATCACCTCTAGCATAGAGGCAGACCCGGCTTCTTCCCACCTGGAGGTTGTGGACATCACCCataacacacaggcagacacggCATATTCCAACCTGGAGGTTGTGGACATAACATGTAAGACAGATGCAGACCCGGCCTGTTCCCACCTGGAAGTTGCGGACATCGGCCCTaaaacagaggcagacagagcttGTTCCAAATTGGAGGTTGTGGAAATCCCCCCTAATTCACACCTGGAGGTTCAGGACATCACCCCTAAGACACAGCAAGATCCGGCTTCTTCCCACCTTGAGGTTGCGAACATCACCCGTAACAAAGAGGCAGATCCGGCTTCTTTCCACCTAAATGTTGTGGACATCACCCCTAATAGAGAGGCAGagcccatctcttctctcttggAGGTTGTGGATGTCACACCTGAAGAAAGGACTCTCAAGATGGCCGTCTTCGCCACTCTGCCAACTGACATCCAAGCAG aggatgttgctgtggtcatcccagatgtcaccccacacgtcaccaaggatGTGACACTGGATGTTCCATGCAGAGCTGCATGCAAAGGGAAAGTCCGCCGATTTTTTTTcaggctttggagggcagtgtgctgctgcgcctgccacaaggaagaggaggaacAATATTAG
- the LOC110490182 gene encoding serine-rich adhesin for platelets-like: MIDIEHEAVCKLRRSLHSTSPADIDPKVHSIVERAVRSIMGELSNEPRSNLLSPSQVVVEVVPRLLLALWLQPKEGHSGHPILISGMAVGMVAAVVEKLSSMLKAPSPQIPFSRAAAFESVWSILGRISQSFSTDDLQSPFYVRSVCAFVADEVQSCFQPPAATLPVLPVVAAAISTTPPDILAEADPASSDMEVVNINANTEADQDSAHLEVVDITANIEADQASSHLEVVDITANIEADSASSHLEVVDITHNTQADSASSHLEVVDITHNTQADTASSHLEVVDITRKAEADPACSYLEVADIGPKTEADRACSHLEVVEITPKTEADPANSHLEVQDITPKTQQDPASSHLEVVNITRNKEADPASFHLNVVDITPNREAEPISSLLEVVDITPEERTLKMAVFTTLPTDIQAEDVAVVIPDVTPHVTKDVTLDVPCRAACKGKVRQFFFRLWRAVCCCACHKEEEEQY, encoded by the exons atgataGACATAGAGCACGAGGCTGtctgcaagctccgccgctccTTGCACTccacctcgccagctgacat cgaCCCTAAGGTCCACAGCATTGTGGAAAGAGCTGTAAGGAGCATTATGGGCGAGCTgtccaatgagccccgtagcaacctgctcagcccatcccaggtggttgtggaggtggtgcccaggctcctcctggccctgtggcttcagccaaAGGAAGGCCATTCAGGGCACCCAATCCTAATAAGCGGGATGGCCGTGGGCATGGTGGCGGCCGTAGTGGAGAAGCTCTCCAGCATGTTAAAGGCCCCTTCTCCTCAAATCCCTTTCTCCCGCGCTGCGGCTTTTGAATCTGTCTGGTCAATCCTCGGGAGAATCAGTCAGTCCTTCTCCACGGATGACCTCCAGAGCCCATTTTATGTGAGATCTGTCTGTGCCTTTGTGGCTGACGAGGTACAGAGCTGCTTCCAGCCCCCTGCAGCCACCTTACCAGTCCTCCCTGTCGTCGCCGCGGCCATCTCCACCACACCTCCAGACATCCTAGCAG AGGCAGACCCGGCTTCTTCCGACATGGAGGTTGTGAATATCAACGCTAACACAGAGGCAGACCAGGATTCAGCCCACTTGGAGGTTGTGGACATCACCGCTAACATAGAGGCAGACCAGGCGTCTTCCCACCTGGAGGTTGTGGACATCACCGCTAACATAGAGGCAGACTCTGCTTCTTCCCACCTTGAGGTTGTGGACATCACCCATAACACACAGGCAGACTCTGCTTCTTCCCACCTTGAGGTTGTGGACATCACCCataacacacaggcagacacggCATCTTCCCACTTGGAGGTTGTGGACATAACACGTAAGGCAGAGGCAGACCCGGCCTGTTCCTATCTGGAAGTTGCGGACATCGGCCCTaaaacagaggcagacagagcttGTTCCCACTTGGAGGTTGTGGAAATCACCCCTAAGACAGAGGCAGACCCAGCTAATTCACACCTGGAGGTTCAGGACATCACCCCTAAGACACAGCAAGATCCAGCTTCTTCCCACCTTGAGGTTGTGAACATCACCCGTAACAAAGAGGCAGATCCGGCTTCTTTCCACCTAAATGTTGTGGACATCACCCCTAATAGAGAGGCAGAGCCCATCTCTTCCCTCTTGGAGGTTGTGGATATCACACCTGAAGAAAGGACTCTCAAGATGGCCGTCTTCACCACTCTGCCAACTGACATCCAAGCAG aggatgttgctgtggtcatcccaGATGTCACCCCACATGTCACCAAGGATGTGACACTGGATGTTCCATGCAGAGCTGCATGCAAAGGGAAAGTCCGCCAATTTTTTTTcaggctttggagggcagtgtgctgctgcgcctgccacaaggaagaggaggaacAATATTAG
- the LOC110490846 gene encoding calcitonin gene-related peptide-like — MCHLKKPVFLLVPLVLLRCVATAPSNRYFTSSSEQESALPDREGWLVPGIVSNPFLGLIAARLQRGLTSVNSHHIEKRKCNTATCVTQRLADFLTRSSNTIGTVYAPTNVGSSTYGKRDLVQPPGYLPL, encoded by the exons ATGTGTCACCTGAAGAAGCCCGTGTTCCTTCTCGTGCCTCTCGTGCTGCTGCGCTGTGTCGCCACCGCCCCTAGCAACAG GTACTTCACCTCATCTAGTGAGCAGGAAAGCGCGCTCCCGGACAGAGAAGGCTGGCTCGTGCCCGGGATCGTCTCCAACCCCTTCCTCGGCCTCATTGCCGCACGACTACAGAGAGGGCTCACATCTGTCAACAG CCACCACATAGAGAAAAGGAAGTGCAACACAGCTACCTGTGTGACCCAGCGACTGGCCGACTTCCTGACCCGCTCCAGCAACACCATCGGCACGGTGTACGCCCCCACCAACGTAGGCTCCAGCACCTACGGGAAACGGGATCTAGTGCAGCCGCCGGGCTATCTGCCTCTCTAG